One region of Primulina tabacum isolate GXHZ01 chromosome 1, ASM2559414v2, whole genome shotgun sequence genomic DNA includes:
- the LOC142518880 gene encoding putative ADP-ribosylation factor GTPase-activating protein AGD11 isoform X1, with the protein MQNRSNKNDIFMVISLFLDVALIFFAAQMSIEGGKLETDDATCTFSGSCLHDLLRMETSTIRGHSPRDWHKTQSTQCRLESILSEPGNQLCADCGAPDPKWVSLNVGAFICIKCSGAHRSLGVHISKVLSVKLDEWTIEQVDSLNEIGGNPAVNLKYEANIPDNYKRPKPDSSPEERADFIRRKYEHQQFANRDTQMSCTFPFSSSSHCRTSSCHSQTTTEKRQYEKQTTGNRIQGLGAAFRNSWRKSEHKAPKKNNSLAGMVEFVGLIKINVVRGTNLAIRDMVTSDPYVILSLGNQSMKTRVIKNNLNPVWNEKLMLSIPENIPPLKLLVYDKDTFTTDDFMGDAEIDIQPLLAAAKASECSSINESMQLGKWKASKENTLVKDGVITLEDGRVKQDISIKLQNVERGVLEIELECVPLTQ; encoded by the exons ATGCAGAATCGAAGCAATAAAAATGATATCTTTATGGTAATTAGTCTATTTTTGGACGTCGCTCTAATTTTTTTCGCGGCTCAAATGTCTATTGAAGGAGGAAAACTTGAAACAGACGATGCTACCTGTACATTTTCTG GTTCATGTCTTCATGATCTCTTACGAATGGAGACTTCAACAATAAGGGGTCACAGCCCAAGGGACTGGCATAAAACTCAAA GTACACAATGTAGGCTGGAGAGTATATTATCTGAACCTGGGAATCAATTATGTGCTGATTGTGGAGCTCCAGATCCAAAATGGGT ATCTTTGAATGTTGGAGCATTCATATGTATCAAGTGCTCTGGAGCACATAGAAGTCTTGGAGTGCATATATCAAAG GTCTTATCTGTGAAACTTGATGAATGGACCATTGAGCAGGTTGATTCTTTAAATGAAATAGGTGGAAACCCGGCGGTGAACTTGAAATACGAAGCTAATATCCCAGATAATTATAAAAGACCAAAACCTGATTCCTCGCCAGAGGAGCGTGCTGATTTTATAAG GAGAAAATATGAGCATCAACAGTTTGCGAACCGTGATACACAGATGTCTTGCACATTTCCATTTTCTTCGTCCTCCCATTGCCGAACTTCAAGCTGTCATTCTCAAACTACCACTGAGAAGAGGCAATATGAAAAACAAACCACCGGTAACCGTATCCAAGGTCTAGGAGCAGCATTTCGTAATAGCTGGAGAAAATCTGAACACAAGGCACCAAAGAAAAATAACTCTCTG GCAGGAATGGTTGAGTTTGTAGGATTGATCAAGATTAACGTGGTGAGAGGCACCAACCTAGCTATCCGAGATATGGTGACTAGTGATCCGTATGTCATCCTCTCACTTGGAAATCAA TCAATGAAGACACGAGTCATAAAGAATAACCTCAACCCGGTTTGGAatgaaaagctaatgttgtcgaTTCCAGAAAATATTCCTCCCCTAAAGTTG CTTGTATATGACAAGGATACATTCACGACAGACGATTTTATGGGGGATGCTGAGATTGACATCCAACCACTTCTAGCTGCTGCAAAAGCATCAGAATGCTCATCGATCAATGAATCAATGCAGCTCGGAAAGTGGAAAGCAAGCAAAGAGAACACACTTGTGAAAGATGGTGTAATCACCTTGGAAGATGGTAGGGTGAAACAAGATATCTCGATTAAGTTGCAGAATGTTGAGCGGGGAGTTTTAGAAATTGAGCTTGAATGTGTGCCTCTTACACAATAG
- the LOC142518880 gene encoding putative ADP-ribosylation factor GTPase-activating protein AGD11 isoform X2, which translates to MVISLFLDVALIFFAAQMSIEGGKLETDDATCTFSGSCLHDLLRMETSTIRGHSPRDWHKTQSTQCRLESILSEPGNQLCADCGAPDPKWVSLNVGAFICIKCSGAHRSLGVHISKVLSVKLDEWTIEQVDSLNEIGGNPAVNLKYEANIPDNYKRPKPDSSPEERADFIRRKYEHQQFANRDTQMSCTFPFSSSSHCRTSSCHSQTTTEKRQYEKQTTGNRIQGLGAAFRNSWRKSEHKAPKKNNSLAGMVEFVGLIKINVVRGTNLAIRDMVTSDPYVILSLGNQSMKTRVIKNNLNPVWNEKLMLSIPENIPPLKLLVYDKDTFTTDDFMGDAEIDIQPLLAAAKASECSSINESMQLGKWKASKENTLVKDGVITLEDGRVKQDISIKLQNVERGVLEIELECVPLTQ; encoded by the exons ATGGTAATTAGTCTATTTTTGGACGTCGCTCTAATTTTTTTCGCGGCTCAAATGTCTATTGAAGGAGGAAAACTTGAAACAGACGATGCTACCTGTACATTTTCTG GTTCATGTCTTCATGATCTCTTACGAATGGAGACTTCAACAATAAGGGGTCACAGCCCAAGGGACTGGCATAAAACTCAAA GTACACAATGTAGGCTGGAGAGTATATTATCTGAACCTGGGAATCAATTATGTGCTGATTGTGGAGCTCCAGATCCAAAATGGGT ATCTTTGAATGTTGGAGCATTCATATGTATCAAGTGCTCTGGAGCACATAGAAGTCTTGGAGTGCATATATCAAAG GTCTTATCTGTGAAACTTGATGAATGGACCATTGAGCAGGTTGATTCTTTAAATGAAATAGGTGGAAACCCGGCGGTGAACTTGAAATACGAAGCTAATATCCCAGATAATTATAAAAGACCAAAACCTGATTCCTCGCCAGAGGAGCGTGCTGATTTTATAAG GAGAAAATATGAGCATCAACAGTTTGCGAACCGTGATACACAGATGTCTTGCACATTTCCATTTTCTTCGTCCTCCCATTGCCGAACTTCAAGCTGTCATTCTCAAACTACCACTGAGAAGAGGCAATATGAAAAACAAACCACCGGTAACCGTATCCAAGGTCTAGGAGCAGCATTTCGTAATAGCTGGAGAAAATCTGAACACAAGGCACCAAAGAAAAATAACTCTCTG GCAGGAATGGTTGAGTTTGTAGGATTGATCAAGATTAACGTGGTGAGAGGCACCAACCTAGCTATCCGAGATATGGTGACTAGTGATCCGTATGTCATCCTCTCACTTGGAAATCAA TCAATGAAGACACGAGTCATAAAGAATAACCTCAACCCGGTTTGGAatgaaaagctaatgttgtcgaTTCCAGAAAATATTCCTCCCCTAAAGTTG CTTGTATATGACAAGGATACATTCACGACAGACGATTTTATGGGGGATGCTGAGATTGACATCCAACCACTTCTAGCTGCTGCAAAAGCATCAGAATGCTCATCGATCAATGAATCAATGCAGCTCGGAAAGTGGAAAGCAAGCAAAGAGAACACACTTGTGAAAGATGGTGTAATCACCTTGGAAGATGGTAGGGTGAAACAAGATATCTCGATTAAGTTGCAGAATGTTGAGCGGGGAGTTTTAGAAATTGAGCTTGAATGTGTGCCTCTTACACAATAG